Genomic DNA from Aquipuribacter hungaricus:
ATCACCGACGCCGTCGACATCGAGGTCGTCGACGGCCAGGTCGTCGCCACCAAGTCGGTGTTCGCGGGGTCCTGGTCCACCCGCTGCGCCGTGGTCCGCGGTACCCCCGTGCTCACCGTCAAGCCCAACACCGTCGCGCCGGAGGTGGCGCCCGCCGCCGGGACGGTCACCACGATCACGCCGACGCTGTCGGAGCAGGCCCGGGCCGCGCGGATCGTCGAGCGGCACGACAAGCCGGCGACCGGGCGGCCGGAGCTGTCCGAGGCGTCCATCGTGGTCTCGGGCGGCCGGGGCACGGACGGCGACTTCACCGCCGTCGAGGCGCTCGCCGACGCCCTCGGCGGGGCGGTCGGCGCGAGCCGGGCCGCGGTCGACGCCGGCTGGTACCCCCACAGCAACCAGGTCGGCCAGACAGGCAAGACCGTGTCGCCGCAGCTCTACGTCGCGGCCGGCATCTCCGGCGCGATCCAGCACCGCGCCGGGATGCAGACGTCCAAGGTCGTCGTCGCCGTCAACAAGGACGGCGAGGCGCCCATCTTCGAGATGGCCGACTTCGGCGTCGTCGGCGACCTGTCGTCGGTGCTGCCCGCCGTCACCGAGGCGGTGGCCCGGCGCAAGGGGTGACCGCGGCGCTTACCCTTGCCGGGTGAGCGTGTACCTGGACCACGCGGCGACCACGCCGGTGCGCGACGCCGCGGTCGACGCGTGGGCCCGGGCCACCGCCGCGGGCGGCAACCCGTCGTCGCTGCACGGTGCCGGGCGCGCCGCGCGGCGGCTGCTCGAGGAGTCCCGTGAGGCCCTGGCGCGCTCGCTCGGCGTGGGGCCCAGCGAGGTCGTCATGACGGCGGGCGGCACCGAGGCCGACAACCTCGGCGTCAAGGGGCTGTACGCCGCCCGCCGCCGCGCCGACCCGCGCCGCACCCGGGTCCTCGCCTCCCCGGTCGAGCACCACGCCGTGCTCGACTGCGTGGAGTGGCTCGCCGCCGAGCAGGGCGCCGACGTGGTGTGGCTGCCGGTCGACGACCGCGGCGTCGTCGACGTCGCCGCCACCCGGGACCTGCTGGCGGCCGACCCCGACGGCGTCGCCCTGCTCACGTGCATGTGGGCCAACAACGAGGTCGGCTCCGTGCAGCCCGTCGCCGCGCTCGTCGAGGCCGCGCACGCCCACGGCGTCCCCGTCCACGTCGACGCGGTCCAGGGGGTCGGCTGGCTCGAGGGCAGCGTCGGCGCGCTCGGGGCGGACACCGTCGCGGTGAGCGGGCACAAGCTCGGCGCCCCGGTCGG
This window encodes:
- a CDS encoding cysteine desulfurase family protein, which translates into the protein MSVYLDHAATTPVRDAAVDAWARATAAGGNPSSLHGAGRAARRLLEESREALARSLGVGPSEVVMTAGGTEADNLGVKGLYAARRRADPRRTRVLASPVEHHAVLDCVEWLAAEQGADVVWLPVDDRGVVDVAATRDLLAADPDGVALLTCMWANNEVGSVQPVAALVEAAHAHGVPVHVDAVQGVGWLEGSVGALGADTVAVSGHKLGAPVGSGALLVRRGVALEAVVHGGGQERGVRSGTVDTAAAAALAV
- a CDS encoding electron transfer flavoprotein subunit alpha/FixB family protein, whose translation is MAQVLVVVDTVDGTVRKAALELLTLARRIGEPVAVLFGADAGSTAPAVLAEHGATEVVLVAGADVVDHLVAPKSEVLADLVAERSPAAVLLANSPEGKEIGARLAVRSGSGLITDAVDIEVVDGQVVATKSVFAGSWSTRCAVVRGTPVLTVKPNTVAPEVAPAAGTVTTITPTLSEQARAARIVERHDKPATGRPELSEASIVVSGGRGTDGDFTAVEALADALGGAVGASRAAVDAGWYPHSNQVGQTGKTVSPQLYVAAGISGAIQHRAGMQTSKVVVAVNKDGEAPIFEMADFGVVGDLSSVLPAVTEAVARRKG